One window from the genome of Spiractinospora alimapuensis encodes:
- the qcrB gene encoding cytochrome bc1 complex cytochrome b subunit, with translation MSTTESPKALKGLGNFVDDRFKIAWEKNLRKVFPNHWSFMLGEIALYSFIILILTGVFLSLWFKPSMQEIIYEGSYARLNGVEMSEAYASTLHIMFEVRGGNLIRQIHHWAALIFLGSIAAHMLRIFFTGAFRRPREINWVIGVLIFVISILEGLFGYSLPDDLPSGHGVRILQGVMMSVPLVGPHLSFFLFGGEFPGEDIISRLYLLHILVLPGILLALITAHFMILWHQKHTQWPGPGRSDKTVVGSPMYPAFAVKAGAFFFFTFAVIAGLSALVQINPIHLFGPFTPTSVTSGLQPDWYMGFLEGALRIFPDWFDIWIAGYVIPTGVLFPAVVIFGALFTALGVWPWVERWITGDRRVHNVLDRPRNAPARTGLGVAGMTFYGLLWAAGANDVIAETFSISLYWTTYFFRVAAIIGPVIAFIITKRICLGLQRRDRATLEHGYESGVVRQLPSGEFLEVHRPISEETQDSISAKEDLVPASSQETDENGVVDPRRRTMKGRLQIRLNHWFTKDNVSMADVEPHAHDEGPEEVHDEVRSGR, from the coding sequence GTGAGCACAACGGAATCCCCGAAGGCGCTCAAGGGGCTTGGCAACTTCGTCGACGACCGGTTCAAGATCGCCTGGGAGAAGAACCTCCGCAAGGTGTTCCCGAACCACTGGTCGTTCATGCTGGGCGAGATCGCGCTCTACTCGTTCATCATCCTGATCCTGACCGGCGTGTTCCTCTCACTGTGGTTCAAGCCGAGCATGCAGGAGATCATTTACGAGGGCTCCTACGCCCGCCTCAACGGTGTGGAGATGAGCGAGGCCTACGCCTCGACGTTGCACATCATGTTCGAGGTCCGTGGCGGGAACCTGATTCGCCAGATCCACCACTGGGCGGCCCTGATCTTCCTGGGCTCGATCGCCGCGCACATGCTGCGGATCTTCTTCACCGGCGCCTTCCGGCGTCCGCGTGAGATCAACTGGGTGATCGGTGTCCTGATCTTCGTGATCTCCATCCTGGAAGGGCTGTTCGGCTACTCGCTGCCGGACGACCTGCCTTCTGGGCACGGTGTTCGCATCCTGCAGGGTGTGATGATGTCGGTGCCACTTGTGGGACCGCACCTGTCGTTCTTCCTGTTCGGCGGGGAGTTCCCGGGTGAGGACATCATCAGTCGGCTGTACCTGCTGCACATCCTCGTGCTGCCGGGGATCCTGCTGGCGCTGATCACCGCGCACTTCATGATCCTGTGGCACCAGAAGCACACGCAGTGGCCCGGCCCGGGCCGCAGCGACAAGACCGTCGTCGGGTCCCCGATGTACCCGGCGTTCGCGGTCAAGGCCGGCGCGTTCTTCTTCTTCACGTTCGCCGTGATCGCCGGCCTCAGCGCCCTGGTGCAGATCAACCCGATCCACCTGTTCGGACCGTTCACACCCACATCCGTCACCTCGGGTCTGCAACCCGACTGGTATATGGGCTTCCTGGAAGGTGCCTTGCGTATCTTCCCGGACTGGTTCGATATCTGGATAGCCGGCTACGTGATCCCCACCGGCGTACTGTTCCCCGCTGTGGTCATCTTCGGCGCGCTCTTCACCGCGCTGGGGGTCTGGCCGTGGGTCGAACGATGGATCACCGGGGACCGCCGCGTCCACAACGTCCTCGACCGTCCCCGCAACGCCCCCGCCCGCACCGGGCTCGGCGTCGCCGGAATGACGTTCTACGGACTGCTGTGGGCCGCCGGTGCCAACGACGTGATCGCGGAGACGTTCTCGATCAGTCTCTACTGGACGACGTACTTCTTCCGTGTGGCCGCCATCATCGGACCGGTGATCGCCTTCATCATCACCAAGCGGATCTGCCTGGGACTGCAGCGTCGGGACCGGGCGACCCTGGAGCACGGCTACGAGAGCGGCGTCGTGCGCCAGCTGCCCAGTGGTGAGTTCCTCGAGGTGCATCGCCCGATCTCCGAGGAGACCCAGGACTCGATCAGTGCCAAGGAGGACCTCGTCCCGGCGAGTTCCCAGGAGACTGACGAGAACGGGGTGGTGGACCCACGGCGACGCACGATGAAGGGTCGCCTCCAGATCCGGCTGAACCACTGGTTCACCAAGGACAACGTCTCGATGGCCGACGTGGAGCCGCACGCTCACGACGAGGGCCCCGAAGAGGTCCACGACGAGGTGCGCTCCGGCCGGTAG
- a CDS encoding L,D-transpeptidase has product MSDASLSLRWRTGVAVVGALVLLSAGCSGASEAANTGDSSPDVSVTVTPEDGSESVRPDLPLTVEASDGTITDVQVDVAGGAAEEDDGAEEVAAEGEDAEAEEEGHTLDEVTGSLNEEETQWVSDWTLPPGADLTVTVTAANEDGEESEHVSEFSTESATEGQRLEITSNFPTSGQEVGVGMPIIINFDMPVENKEQVESAVEVLSEEPNEIAANWVGDEMMVMRPAEYWDPYQEITVNVRLAGVQFADGQYADRNYQINFDVGREQITEMHVPDHEMIVSVDGEVEKTFPVSNGAANREFDTTMSGTQLTMEKYTDLTMDSATVGIPEGSPGYYRLDVKYAVRISNSGEFTHAADYHNDHGVRNNSNGCTNMLTEDALWFYENSLMGDPVVKSGTDREAEWDNGWAYWQRSWDEWMENSPLGEAQNTGEAGTPDAPPVGEDSRDVEDTEGEEGADEGTEEGAEEPAE; this is encoded by the coding sequence ATGAGCGACGCATCCCTATCCCTGCGTTGGCGGACCGGCGTCGCCGTCGTCGGCGCGCTCGTCCTGTTGAGCGCTGGATGTTCGGGGGCGAGTGAAGCCGCGAACACGGGGGATTCCTCCCCTGACGTCTCGGTGACCGTGACACCCGAGGACGGCTCCGAGTCAGTCCGTCCCGACCTCCCCCTGACGGTCGAGGCCAGCGACGGCACCATCACCGACGTTCAGGTGGACGTCGCCGGTGGCGCGGCGGAGGAGGACGACGGCGCGGAAGAGGTCGCCGCCGAGGGGGAGGACGCGGAGGCCGAGGAGGAGGGGCACACCCTCGACGAGGTCACGGGGTCGCTCAACGAGGAGGAGACCCAGTGGGTCTCCGACTGGACACTGCCCCCCGGCGCCGACCTGACGGTGACGGTGACCGCGGCCAACGAGGACGGGGAGGAGTCCGAGCACGTCTCGGAGTTCTCGACCGAGTCCGCCACCGAGGGACAGCGCCTGGAGATCACCTCCAACTTCCCGACCAGCGGGCAGGAGGTCGGGGTCGGCATGCCGATCATCATCAACTTCGACATGCCCGTGGAGAACAAGGAACAGGTCGAGTCCGCGGTCGAGGTCCTCTCGGAGGAGCCGAACGAGATCGCCGCCAACTGGGTCGGCGACGAGATGATGGTCATGCGTCCCGCCGAGTACTGGGACCCCTACCAGGAGATCACCGTCAACGTGCGGCTGGCGGGCGTGCAGTTCGCCGACGGCCAGTACGCCGACCGCAACTACCAGATCAACTTCGACGTCGGCCGTGAGCAGATCACGGAGATGCACGTCCCCGACCACGAGATGATCGTGTCGGTCGACGGCGAGGTGGAGAAGACCTTCCCGGTCTCCAACGGGGCGGCCAACCGCGAGTTCGACACCACCATGAGCGGAACCCAGCTCACCATGGAGAAGTACACCGACCTCACCATGGACTCCGCCACGGTCGGGATCCCCGAGGGTTCCCCCGGCTACTACCGGCTCGACGTGAAGTACGCGGTGCGCATCTCCAACAGTGGCGAGTTCACCCACGCGGCGGACTACCACAACGACCACGGCGTCCGGAACAACAGCAACGGGTGCACCAACATGCTCACTGAGGACGCGCTGTGGTTCTACGAGAACTCCCTCATGGGCGACCCGGTGGTGAAGTCGGGCACCGACCGCGAGGCCGAGTGGGACAACGGGTGGGCGTACTGGCAGCGTTCCTGGGACGAGTGGATGGAGAACAGCCCGCTCGGTGAGGCCCAGAACACCGGAGAGGCCGGCACGCCCGACGCCCCGCCGGTGGGCGAGGACTCCAGGGACGTGGAGGACACCGAAGGCGAGGAAGGCGCGGACGAGGGCACCGAGGAAGGTGCTGAGGAGCCCGCCGAGTAG
- a CDS encoding cytochrome c oxidase subunit 4, whose translation MKSQAYIWGGIGAFLILVVGVYIYWILAEPASVGGGGIEWTGTVALVFSVPFSFMVGFWIWQAARRSERHHGLAPEDDKEGEIAENAGEYGFFSPHSWWPLFVAMAVSFAALGIVFGWWMFATGAVAVVLTALGWVFEYYRKEFQH comes from the coding sequence ATGAAGAGCCAGGCGTACATATGGGGTGGCATCGGGGCTTTCCTCATCCTGGTCGTCGGCGTATACATCTACTGGATCCTCGCCGAACCCGCGAGCGTGGGTGGGGGCGGCATCGAGTGGACCGGCACCGTCGCGTTGGTCTTCTCGGTTCCCTTCTCCTTCATGGTGGGGTTCTGGATCTGGCAGGCCGCGCGACGCAGTGAGCGTCACCACGGCCTCGCTCCGGAGGACGACAAGGAAGGCGAGATCGCCGAGAACGCCGGCGAGTACGGGTTCTTCAGCCCGCACAGTTGGTGGCCGCTGTTCGTCGCGATGGCGGTGAGCTTCGCCGCGCTGGGCATCGTCTTCGGTTGGTGGATGTTCGCCACGGGGGCCGTCGCCGTAGTGCTGACCGCGCTCGGCTGGGTCTTCGAGTACTACCGCAAGGAGTTCCAGCACTAG
- the pspAB gene encoding PspA-associated protein PspAB yields the protein MSFLRALLGRSKPAKPQLDDLFALPSAAVTLRAAAGFQPTGVGSVAFRAAEGKAFADLEAEVTELLQAGDGPPVEATQDAYGYTWLVLRSAPDAGDDVSGLVTGLHMVNSTLEGGGFGPSLLCSLVPFTDQRGRTVALVYLYKRGTFYPFAPAGGERRDNALELQIAASVGDDLPVEKDKRRWFPVYGAPGLR from the coding sequence ATGAGCTTTCTACGCGCCCTACTCGGTCGCTCGAAACCCGCCAAACCCCAGCTCGACGACCTCTTCGCCCTGCCGTCCGCCGCGGTGACCCTCCGAGCCGCCGCCGGTTTCCAACCCACGGGCGTGGGCTCCGTCGCCTTCCGCGCCGCCGAGGGCAAAGCGTTCGCCGACCTGGAGGCCGAGGTCACCGAGCTGCTGCAGGCGGGCGACGGGCCACCGGTCGAGGCCACCCAGGACGCCTACGGTTACACCTGGCTCGTGCTGCGCTCCGCCCCCGACGCCGGGGACGACGTGAGCGGCCTCGTCACCGGCCTGCACATGGTCAACTCCACCCTGGAAGGCGGCGGGTTCGGCCCCTCGCTGCTGTGTTCACTGGTCCCCTTCACCGACCAGCGCGGCCGGACCGTCGCGCTGGTGTACCTCTACAAGCGCGGCACGTTCTACCCGTTCGCCCCCGCCGGAGGGGAACGCCGCGACAACGCCCTGGAACTGCAGATCGCGGCCAGCGTCGGCGACGACCTACCGGTGGAGAAGGACAAGCGTCGCTGGTTCCCCGTGTACGGGGCACCAGGCCTGCGCTGA
- a CDS encoding carbohydrate kinase family protein, with translation MRIAVSASIATDHLMTFGGKFSEQLVADQLENISLSFLVDELEMRRGGVACNISYALGRLGLNPVLVGAVGADFGEYRAWLDRHGVDTSQVLVSSTRHTARFVCTTDRDQNQLASFYPGAMSEARDIDLGAIVNHTGGLDLVLIGADDPQAMVLRSKECREKGIAFAADPSQQLAIMEGPDVRELIEGATYMFTNEYEAGLAQQKTGWSADEILDRVGTRITTLGGKGVRIERKGEPPVHVRSAAVREQVDPTGVGDAFRGGFLAALAWGESLERAAEVGNAVAVHALEVTGPQEYELTKESLLRRLTDSYGPESAAAVEGHL, from the coding sequence GTGCGTATCGCGGTATCCGCCTCCATCGCTACCGACCATCTCATGACCTTCGGAGGGAAGTTCTCCGAGCAGCTCGTCGCTGACCAACTGGAGAACATTTCGCTGTCCTTCCTGGTAGACGAGCTGGAGATGCGGCGCGGTGGCGTCGCCTGCAACATCTCCTACGCCCTGGGCCGTCTCGGCCTCAACCCCGTCCTCGTGGGCGCCGTCGGCGCCGACTTCGGGGAGTACCGCGCCTGGCTGGACCGCCACGGTGTGGATACCTCCCAGGTCCTCGTGTCCAGCACCCGCCACACGGCGCGGTTCGTTTGCACGACCGACCGCGACCAGAACCAGCTCGCCTCCTTCTACCCCGGGGCGATGTCGGAGGCCCGGGACATCGACCTCGGCGCCATCGTGAACCACACCGGCGGCCTCGACCTCGTGCTCATCGGAGCCGACGACCCGCAGGCCATGGTGCTGCGCAGCAAGGAGTGCCGAGAGAAGGGCATCGCGTTCGCGGCCGACCCCTCCCAGCAGCTCGCCATCATGGAGGGCCCCGACGTCCGGGAGCTCATCGAGGGCGCGACCTACATGTTCACCAACGAGTACGAGGCCGGACTCGCCCAGCAGAAGACCGGGTGGAGCGCTGACGAGATCCTGGACCGCGTGGGGACCCGGATCACCACACTCGGTGGGAAGGGCGTCCGTATCGAGCGCAAGGGTGAGCCCCCGGTGCACGTGCGTTCGGCCGCCGTGCGCGAACAGGTCGACCCCACCGGGGTGGGTGACGCCTTCCGTGGTGGTTTCCTCGCCGCTCTCGCGTGGGGCGAGTCACTGGAGCGCGCGGCCGAGGTCGGTAACGCGGTCGCCGTCCACGCCCTGGAGGTCACCGGACCGCAGGAATACGAGCTCACCAAGGAGTCGCTCCTGCGCCGTCTGACCGACTCCTACGGCCCGGAGTCGGCGGCCGCGGTCGAAGGGCACCTGTGA
- a CDS encoding glycerate kinase family protein: protein MHIVIAPDKFAGTLSAPEAARAMADGWTSVHSQTNVDIVPLSDGGPGFVEVMGEALDATTVTVEVTDPLGRPVSAQFALLDTEEGTTAYIESAQACGLHLLEEYQRDPERASSYGVGQLIASAVDHGATTIVVGLGGSATNDGGAGLLAALGATPRPALSRGGAGLASLRGSVDLEPARSAVGAVRLVAATDVDNPLLGAHGATRVFGPQKGADARAVERLEADLVRWADATDPDRRLRDTAGAGAAGGLGYALLLLGGRVESGVELVLDAVQLDRRVAAADLVLTGEGSFDSQSLRGKLPHGVARMATAHEVDCLVLAGRVTVDPAEAEKAGISTTYSLVESAGSVELALAESATQLTRLAARVATERGTKSAQDTATEESFGTTPG, encoded by the coding sequence ATGCACATTGTGATCGCCCCCGACAAGTTCGCGGGAACCCTCTCAGCGCCCGAGGCCGCCCGCGCCATGGCCGACGGGTGGACCAGTGTCCACTCCCAGACCAACGTCGACATCGTTCCCCTGTCCGACGGCGGTCCCGGATTCGTTGAGGTCATGGGGGAGGCCCTCGACGCCACCACTGTGACCGTCGAGGTGACCGACCCGCTCGGCCGGCCCGTCTCCGCCCAGTTCGCCCTCCTGGACACCGAGGAGGGCACGACGGCCTACATCGAGAGCGCCCAGGCGTGCGGCCTCCACCTTCTCGAGGAGTACCAGCGAGACCCCGAGCGGGCCAGCTCCTACGGAGTGGGGCAGTTGATCGCCTCGGCGGTCGACCACGGCGCCACGACCATCGTGGTAGGGCTGGGCGGCAGCGCCACCAACGACGGTGGTGCCGGTCTCCTCGCGGCTCTCGGCGCGACCCCGCGCCCCGCCCTCTCCCGCGGCGGCGCCGGCCTCGCGTCGCTGCGCGGCTCGGTGGACCTCGAGCCCGCCCGATCCGCCGTGGGTGCGGTGCGTTTGGTCGCGGCGACCGACGTCGACAACCCGCTGCTGGGCGCACACGGCGCCACACGGGTGTTCGGGCCACAGAAGGGAGCCGACGCCCGCGCCGTCGAACGACTCGAGGCGGACCTGGTGCGCTGGGCGGACGCGACCGACCCCGATCGGCGACTGCGCGACACCGCCGGGGCGGGCGCCGCGGGCGGTCTCGGCTACGCCCTGCTGCTGCTGGGCGGACGCGTCGAGTCCGGTGTCGAGCTCGTTCTCGACGCCGTCCAGCTCGACCGGCGCGTCGCCGCCGCGGACCTGGTCCTCACCGGCGAGGGCTCCTTCGACTCCCAGTCCCTGCGCGGAAAGCTCCCCCATGGGGTCGCGCGGATGGCCACCGCCCACGAGGTCGACTGTCTCGTCCTCGCCGGCCGGGTCACCGTCGACCCCGCGGAGGCGGAGAAGGCGGGGATCTCCACCACGTACTCCTTGGTCGAGTCCGCCGGCAGCGTGGAACTGGCCCTCGCCGAGTCCGCGACACAGTTGACCCGACTCGCCGCCCGGGTCGCCACGGAGCGGGGAACGAAGTCCGCCCAGGACACCGCGACGGAGGAGTCATTTGGTACAACCCCCGGGTGA
- the ctaD gene encoding aa3-type cytochrome oxidase subunit I: MTTVSEPRAGAVGGAAPTRKGSAVVNWMTSTDHKIIGYMYLVTAFCFFLIAGIMALLIRAELMFPGMQVMSYEQFNQLFTMHGTIMLLLFATPLFVGFANIIIPLQIGAPDVAFPRMNIFGYYLFLFGGLIVISGFLTPGGAASFGWFAYTPLSDAVRSPGVGGDLWIMGLVVSGLGTILATVNFITTIVCMRAPGMTMFRMSIFTWNVLFTSILVLIAFPVLTAALIALGADRMVGTQVFNPEHGGAILWQHLFWFFGHPEVYIIALPFFGIATEILPVFSRKPIFGYKSLVAATMAITGLSVTVWAHHMFPTGAVLLPFFSFMSFLIAVPTGVKFFNWVGTMWRGQLTFETPMLYTIGFLVTFLFGGLTGVLLASPPIDFHVTDSYFVVAHFHYVVFGTVVFAMFAGFYFWWPKFTGKMLDERIGKIQFWLLFLGFHGTFLVQHWLGAAGMPRRYADYLPSDGFTELNVFSSVSSFVLGASTLLFFYNIWKTAKTAPMVRADDPWGYGCSLEWATSCPPPRHNFVSLPRIRSERPTFDLNHPHAAAPGAAAPSAR, encoded by the coding sequence ATGACCACCGTGAGCGAACCCCGCGCTGGCGCGGTGGGAGGAGCGGCGCCGACCCGCAAGGGCTCGGCCGTCGTCAACTGGATGACCTCCACCGACCACAAGATCATCGGGTACATGTACCTGGTGACCGCGTTCTGCTTCTTCCTGATCGCGGGCATCATGGCGCTGCTGATCCGCGCCGAGTTGATGTTCCCCGGCATGCAGGTGATGAGCTACGAACAGTTCAACCAACTGTTCACGATGCACGGCACCATCATGCTGCTGCTGTTCGCGACCCCGCTGTTCGTGGGCTTCGCCAACATCATCATTCCGCTCCAGATCGGAGCGCCCGACGTGGCGTTCCCGCGGATGAACATCTTCGGGTACTACCTGTTCCTGTTCGGTGGCCTCATCGTCATCAGCGGGTTCCTGACCCCCGGCGGGGCGGCCAGCTTCGGCTGGTTCGCCTACACGCCCCTGTCCGACGCGGTGCGGTCGCCCGGCGTGGGTGGCGACCTGTGGATCATGGGCCTCGTCGTGTCCGGTCTGGGCACGATCCTCGCCACCGTCAACTTCATCACCACCATCGTGTGTATGCGCGCTCCGGGCATGACCATGTTCCGGATGTCCATCTTCACGTGGAACGTCCTGTTCACTAGCATCCTCGTGCTGATCGCCTTCCCCGTGCTGACCGCGGCGCTGATCGCGCTCGGCGCCGACCGGATGGTGGGCACCCAGGTGTTCAACCCGGAGCACGGTGGCGCCATCCTGTGGCAACACCTGTTCTGGTTCTTCGGGCACCCCGAGGTCTACATCATCGCGTTGCCCTTCTTCGGTATCGCGACCGAGATCCTGCCGGTGTTCAGCCGTAAGCCCATCTTCGGGTACAAGAGCCTGGTCGCCGCCACCATGGCCATCACCGGGCTTTCGGTCACGGTCTGGGCGCACCACATGTTCCCGACGGGGGCGGTGCTCCTCCCGTTCTTCTCGTTCATGTCGTTCCTGATCGCGGTACCGACCGGGGTGAAGTTCTTCAACTGGGTCGGGACGATGTGGCGTGGGCAACTGACCTTCGAGACGCCGATGCTGTACACCATCGGGTTCCTGGTGACCTTCCTGTTCGGTGGTCTCACCGGTGTTCTGCTGGCGTCCCCGCCGATCGACTTCCACGTCACCGACAGCTACTTCGTGGTGGCGCACTTCCACTACGTCGTGTTCGGCACCGTGGTGTTCGCGATGTTCGCCGGGTTCTACTTCTGGTGGCCGAAGTTCACGGGCAAGATGTTGGACGAGCGGATCGGCAAGATTCAGTTCTGGCTGCTCTTCCTCGGCTTCCACGGCACGTTCCTGGTGCAGCACTGGCTGGGTGCCGCGGGTATGCCGCGCCGCTACGCCGACTACCTGCCCTCCGACGGGTTCACCGAGCTGAACGTGTTCTCGTCGGTGAGCTCGTTCGTGCTCGGCGCCTCCACGCTGCTGTTCTTCTACAACATCTGGAAGACGGCGAAGACGGCCCCGATGGTGCGGGCGGACGACCCGTGGGGCTACGGATGCTCCCTGGAGTGGGCGACGTCCTGCCCGCCGCCGCGGCACAACTTCGTGTCACTGCCGCGGATCCGGTCCGAGCGCCCGACGTTCGACCTCAACCATCCCCATGCCGCCGCGCCCGGCGCCGCCGCGCCGAGCGCGCGTTAG
- the rpsD gene encoding 30S ribosomal protein S4: protein MRYTGPKVRLSRRAGVPLTRKAVKYFEKRPYPPGEHGRRVRRSNSDYGLRQLEKQKLRWYYDLSEKQLSRTFESARKRSGRTGEELIAELELRLATVVLRAGLAPSIYAARQFVNHGHITVDGRKVDIPSYKVKPGQVIGVREKSRAMVPFIEAAEGVHADERIAGYLAVSHKELRVAVVDRPKRDQVPVPFNEQLVVEYYSR from the coding sequence ATGCGCTACACCGGACCCAAGGTGCGGTTGTCACGGCGCGCCGGTGTTCCCTTGACCCGTAAGGCGGTCAAGTACTTCGAGAAGCGGCCGTACCCCCCGGGTGAGCACGGCCGCCGCGTCCGGCGTTCCAACAGTGACTACGGCCTGCGGCAACTGGAGAAGCAGAAGCTGCGCTGGTACTACGACCTGTCCGAGAAGCAGCTCTCCCGTACCTTCGAGAGCGCCCGCAAGCGCTCGGGACGTACGGGTGAGGAGCTCATCGCTGAGCTCGAACTGCGTCTGGCGACCGTGGTGCTGCGTGCGGGGCTCGCCCCCTCCATCTACGCCGCGCGTCAGTTCGTCAACCACGGTCACATCACCGTGGACGGGCGCAAGGTGGACATCCCGTCGTACAAGGTGAAGCCGGGACAGGTCATCGGGGTGCGGGAGAAGTCCCGCGCCATGGTGCCGTTCATCGAGGCCGCCGAAGGCGTGCACGCCGACGAGCGCATCGCTGGCTACCTCGCGGTCAGCCACAAGGAACTCCGCGTCGCCGTGGTCGACCGACCCAAGCGTGACCAGGTTCCGGTGCCGTTCAACGAGCAGCTGGTGGTTGAGTACTACTCCCGCTGA
- the ctaC gene encoding aa3-type cytochrome oxidase subunit II, translating into MSPTLRNRHSRRWASRGAALAVLGLALTGCSGEAARLGVPEPITAQGERVLDLWQGSWVAAFAVGILVWGLIIWSVIFHRKRSSQLPPQVRYNLPIEALYTVLPIVVIAVLFYFTARDQNYITDTDRDPDVTIDVLAYQWSWQFTYDGEENIEGDDVAVSGVPGPEGSPHMVVPNDSVVHFNLESPDVIHSFWIPAFLFKMDVIPGQPNEFQVDVHVPEEEVENGDAVFEGRCAELCGVEHSQMLFTVEVMSPEDYEAWLEEQKNNPAPLPDIAELEGVVEGEQDDVQQEQDEQEQAEEEAATS; encoded by the coding sequence GTGAGTCCGACCCTTCGGAATCGGCATTCGCGCCGATGGGCATCACGTGGCGCCGCGCTCGCCGTACTTGGCCTCGCACTGACGGGCTGTTCGGGAGAGGCCGCGCGCCTTGGTGTGCCGGAGCCGATTACCGCGCAGGGCGAGCGCGTCCTGGACCTCTGGCAGGGGTCGTGGGTGGCGGCGTTCGCGGTGGGCATCCTCGTGTGGGGGTTGATCATCTGGTCGGTGATCTTCCACCGCAAACGTTCGAGCCAACTCCCGCCCCAGGTGCGCTACAACCTCCCGATCGAGGCGCTCTACACCGTGCTGCCGATCGTGGTGATCGCGGTGCTCTTCTACTTCACCGCGCGCGACCAGAACTACATCACCGACACCGACCGTGACCCCGACGTCACCATCGACGTGCTCGCGTACCAGTGGAGCTGGCAGTTCACCTACGACGGCGAGGAGAACATCGAGGGCGACGACGTCGCCGTCTCCGGTGTTCCCGGGCCCGAGGGTTCGCCCCACATGGTCGTGCCCAACGACAGCGTCGTCCACTTCAACCTCGAGTCCCCCGACGTCATCCACTCGTTCTGGATCCCGGCGTTCCTGTTCAAGATGGACGTCATTCCTGGGCAACCCAACGAGTTCCAGGTCGACGTGCATGTTCCCGAGGAAGAGGTCGAGAACGGCGACGCCGTCTTCGAGGGCCGTTGTGCCGAACTCTGCGGCGTCGAGCACTCGCAGATGCTGTTCACCGTCGAGGTCATGTCCCCCGAGGACTACGAGGCCTGGCTCGAGGAGCAGAAGAACAACCCCGCCCCCCTTCCGGACATCGCCGAGCTCGAGGGCGTCGTCGAGGGCGAACAGGACGACGTGCAGCAGGAGCAGGACGAGCAGGAGCAGGCCGAGGAGGAGGCGGCCACATCATGA
- a CDS encoding HesB/IscA family protein, with product MTVQSESTAQGVILTGGAATKVKTLLDQEGRDDLRLRIAVQPGGCSGLRYQLFFDERELDGDIVADFEGVDVVTDKMSAPYLIGATIDFVDTIEKQGFTIDNPNATGSCACGDSFN from the coding sequence ATGACGGTTCAGAGCGAGTCCACCGCACAGGGAGTCATCCTTACCGGAGGGGCCGCAACGAAGGTGAAGACCCTGTTGGACCAGGAGGGGCGCGACGACCTCCGGCTGCGGATCGCCGTCCAGCCGGGCGGCTGCTCGGGCCTTCGCTACCAACTGTTCTTCGACGAGCGGGAACTCGACGGTGACATCGTCGCGGACTTCGAGGGCGTCGACGTGGTCACCGACAAGATGAGCGCTCCCTACCTCATCGGGGCCACCATCGACTTCGTGGACACCATCGAGAAGCAGGGGTTCACCATCGACAACCCCAACGCCACGGGCTCGTGTGCCTGCGGCGACTCGTTCAACTAG